In Trichoplusia ni isolate ovarian cell line Hi5 chromosome 2, tn1, whole genome shotgun sequence, the DNA window AGTTAAATGTACTGTATAACAAAGAacgttattcaaataaatagaaaagacTCAGAAGTTAAAGATACTATAAATACCATACCTTAATATAAGTTGATTAGAATGGAATTATAATCCAAAAGATGAGcatctcataaaaatatttatctggGTGTCTTATCCATATCTTCGTAAGTCTGTAAATTAACACAAATTTATATCATGACATCTTCATTCCAGAGCTTATATGATAATATGAATGGTGCGACCAACTAAATTAGTCTACACAGCTTTATTAAGCTATCAATTGAGTTAGTCAATCAACCTACTGGGTAAGTTATTTATGACTATTATAGTATATACTCTTGCAAATATCCGGAAAAAAGCTTTGTAAtagctgtaaataaaatgttggatACCTAGTAATAGAAAGGACACTCGTCCTAACaaataatctaaaaacccacaaaaagttttgagaaagtttaatttaagtaaagtaTACAATAACGCCTTCCtctcattattttaacaacaatacAAGGCAAGGAAAATAAGCAGTTATCCAACTATTACATTAACATAACGAACCAATCAAGAACTCAATTTGATCcgtatttttcgtttctcttcTAGAATCTTTTTCAGATCACTAATTTCTTTAGATGGTGAACGGTCTACTATAGTTAAGTTTGactttttattgtgttttcgtAATAGTGCACGTTCGCTcaagaagtttttaattgaacttTTCGTTTCTTCCAGGTCCTGTTTAGCGGCTTTATTTTCATCCTTTATTACCATTCTTTTCTTTTCGAGTTCTTCCTTTAAGCCCATCTTCATGGCACTTATTCTTTCCTGTAGTTCAGCCAAGGACATTTCACAAAGCAAGCCCAATCCAGATGTTTCTGTTAAATCTATGATTTTAGGCACTTTAGCTTGTTTAGCAATCAATGctaaaatttttatttctcttatcATGTTGATCCTACGTTCTAACTCTTCCTGCTTCACTTTCATGGCCTTTGCTAAAACCATTTCAGACTCCTTCTTTAATTTATCggctgtttcttttttctttgctGTTACTTCATTTTTAGCTTGAATTAGACTGAGCTCTATTAGAGACAGTTTTTCTACTTGCTTTCGGTTTTTTTCCAGTTCTAGTTTTCGCCAACGTTCAATTTCTTCATTCCAtgattctttttcttttaaaaattcttcgtatttctttttgttctcctcttgtaatttcttttttgcgATTACAGCTTCCTCATATGTAATTTGACccattaaatgttttttttctatatccaATAATCGTTCTCGTTCTTTTTCTTGCCTGTCCTGCTCTGctatttcatcaattttggtAGTATTTCTACaacatttcataacattttgtaACCACTGCACTTCCTCTTCCTCTACTAATTGCATTCTTTTATTAAGTCTTTTCACCGTCGCAGCGGTTTCTTTAACTACAGGTGCACTACTTTTTACAAAAGCCTTCACGTTTGTTTTAGGCAACGGCTTAGAACATTCGAATTCGATTTCGTCTCTGAGACTGGAGAttcttttgtgatatttttcaGATTTTGCTTGTGCGTAATGAAAGTCTTTAGTTTTGACATCATTTAAAAGATGAGCAGccctttgtttatttttttcatggatttgtttaagtttttggTCTATAGCAGTTTTTGTGAGCATTCTTTTCTTCTTATTGCGCAATGAATTTGGGGGGGTTACTGGCATACTTGGCTGAACAGGTGGTATAGGTATGTCCTTACCTTTTCGGTTTAAAACATTAGGTTGAACTGGTACCGT includes these proteins:
- the LOC113508335 gene encoding cilia- and flagella-associated protein 99-like — its product is MVYFHTSGNVKVLRNIVLDYGAASELSPYEYMKTYIEKCPETIEDTKLSWIAETFLSYHRHGPFLKEIANHLSEELTSDEDRDYFTIIFHAVTFQLEPKDMQFLYKCLFNLSRPLLSTFTKFLSNNEVLTFISQVAQSSYDTSFITDKIIGPLFEWQPYISDMAHNYAEYVKKMESRKLKPPTVPVQPNVLNRKGKDIPIPPVQPSMPVTPPNSLRNKKKRMLTKTAIDQKLKQIHEKNKQRAAHLLNDVKTKDFHYAQAKSEKYHKRISSLRDEIEFECSKPLPKTNVKAFVKSSAPVVKETAATVKRLNKRMQLVEEEEVQWLQNVMKCCRNTTKIDEIAEQDRQEKERERLLDIEKKHLMGQITYEEAVIAKKKLQEENKKKYEEFLKEKESWNEEIERWRKLELEKNRKQVEKLSLIELSLIQAKNEVTAKKKETADKLKKESEMVLAKAMKVKQEELERRINMIREIKILALIAKQAKVPKIIDLTETSGLGLLCEMSLAELQERISAMKMGLKEELEKKRMVIKDENKAAKQDLEETKSSIKNFLSERALLRKHNKKSNLTIVDRSPSKEISDLKKILEEKRKIRIKLSS